One window of Cygnus olor isolate bCygOlo1 chromosome 28, bCygOlo1.pri.v2, whole genome shotgun sequence genomic DNA carries:
- the C28H1orf43 gene encoding protein C1orf43 homolog, with translation MAGAGSNWLSGVNVVLVMAYGSLVFVLLFIFVKRQIMRFAMKSRRGPHVPVGQHAPKDLKEEIDIRLSRVQDIKYEPRLLAEDDSRLLQLETQGCYNYLYRMKALDAIRTSEIPFHADGRYPKSLIGKNFCAYLLELRNSSASFKGIRKALIDTLLDGYESARYGTGVFGKPEYLKYQDALNELANMTKARGGSSQRQHQSAAKDLTLSPEVSNPATIQVTYLPSSQKSKRAKHFLELKSFKDNYNTLESTL, from the exons atGGCGGGGGCCGGCAGCAACTGGCTCTCGGGGGTCAACGTGGTGCTCGTCATGGCCTACGGCAGCCTG GTCTTCGTGCTGCTGTTCATCTTCGTGAAACGCCAGATCATGCGCTTCGCCATGAAGTCCCGCCGCGGCCCTCACGTGCCTGTGGGACAGCACGCGCCCAAG gatttaaaggaagaaatcGACATTCGGCTGTCACGGGTGCAAGACATCAAGTACGAGCCCCGGCTGTTAGCTGAGGACGACAGCAGACTTCTGCAGCTGGAGACACAAG GCTGCTATAACTACCTGTACAGGATGAAGGCGCTGGATGCAATTAGGACATCTG AAATACCATTTCACGCGGACGGCAGATACCCAAAGTCTTTAATAGGGAAGAACTTCTGTGCCTACCTGCTGGAGCTGAGGAATTCCAGCGCCTCCTTCAAAGGCATCCGCAAAGCCTTGATCGACACCTTGCTGGACGGGTACGAGAGCGCCCGCTACGGCACTGGG GTCTTTGGGAAACCAGAATATCTGAAGTACCAGGATGCTCTGAACGAGCTGGCAAACAT GACCAAGGCccggggaggcagcagccagcggCAGCACCAGTCAGCAGCCAAGGACCTCACTCTCTCCCCCGAAGTCTCCAACCCTGCCACCATCCAGGTCACCTACCTGCCTTCCAGCCAGAAGAGCAAACGTGCCAAACACTTCCTGGAGCTGAAGAGCTTCAAGGACAACTACAACACGCTGGAGAGCACCCTGTGA
- the LOC121060999 gene encoding tropomyosin alpha-3 chain-like, translating to MEAIKKKMQMLKLDKENALDRAEQAEAEQKQAEERSKQLEDELAAMQKKLKGTEDELDKYSEALKDAQEKLELAEKKAADVRMGGRGQSGEL from the exons ATGGAGGCCATCAAGAAGAAGATGCAGATGCTGAAGCTGGACAAGGAGAACGCCCTGGATCGGGCGGAGCAGGCGGAGGCTGAGCAGAAGCAGGCGGAGGAGCGGAGCAAGCAG CTGGAGGATGAGCTGGCCGCCATGCAGAAGAAGCTGAAGGGGACGGAGGACGAGCTGGACAAGTACTCCGAGGCCCTGAAAGACGCCCAGGAGAAGCTGGAGCTGGCGGAGAAGAAGGCGGCGGATGTACGTatggggggcagggggcagagcGGGGAGCTCTGA
- the C28H1orf189 gene encoding uncharacterized protein C1orf189 homolog, with product MAVAISQTLSLRREQVLAKERAYAQWLRSWGQAAGEHPQRQERIWATSLGALRWSLAVGLCLASKEQTTVRRAALHRLLQAEHQQHQRELQQLGKAFYVERL from the exons ATGGCTGTGGCGATCAGTCAGACCCTGTCCCTGCGGCGGGAGCAG GTCCTGGCGAAGGAGAGAGCCTACGCGCAGTGGCTGCGGAG CTGGGGGCAGGCGGCCGGGGAGCACCCCCAGCGCCAGGAGCGGATCTGGGCCACGTCCCTCGGGGCGCTGCGGTGGAGCCTCGCGGTGGGGCTGTGCCTGGCCTCCAAGGAGCAAACCACG GTCCGACGGGCCGCCCTGCACCGGCTCCTCCAGGccgagcaccagcagcaccagcgggagctgcagcagctcggGAAGGCTTTCTACGTGGAGCGGCTCTGA